In Lacerta agilis isolate rLacAgi1 chromosome 8, rLacAgi1.pri, whole genome shotgun sequence, one genomic interval encodes:
- the MRPS24 gene encoding 28S ribosomal protein S24, mitochondrial — MAAPWWRAAAAVRRGLEAFVGNPGNTSWHLCARRDFRTSVACCKNRAARVRVGKGDKPVTYEEAHPPHFIAHRKGWLSQHTSNLSGEGGAAERSVEDVFIRKLIYGTFHGCLASEIVLKRRANTLIICAIFLQKLQPSKFYFLIGYTETLLSFLYKCPVKMEVQTVREKVVYKYI, encoded by the exons ATGGCGGCCCCCTGGtggagggcggcggcggcagttcGGCGGGGCCTTGAG GCCTTTGTAGGGAATCCTGGCAATACTTCCTGGCACCTCTGTGCAAGGCGGGATTTCCGGACCAGTGTTGCCTGCTGTAAG AACCGAGCAGCTCGAGTTCGTGTTGGGAAAGGAGACAAGCCCGTAACCTATGAGgaagcccacccaccccacttcatTGCACACCGCAAGGGCTGGCTCTCCCAGCATACAA GTAACCTGAGTGGCGAGGGAGGGGCAGCTGAACGCTCTGTGGAGGATGTCTTCATCCGCAAGTTAATCTACGGCACCTTCCATGGCTGCCTGGCCAGCGAGATTGTGTTGAAGCGCCGTGCCAACACGCTGATAATCTGCGCCATTTTCCTGCAGAAGCTGCAGCCTTCCAAGTTCTACTTCCTGATTGGCTACACAGAGACGTTGCTCTCCTTCCTGTACAAGTGCCCCGTCAAGATGGAAGTGCAGACAGTTCGTGAGAAGGTGGTCTACAAGTATATCTAG